A single window of Desulfurellaceae bacterium DNA harbors:
- a CDS encoding TonB-dependent receptor plug domain-containing protein has translation MRKLGQSGLLVSLLVLLISAPAGAQQAAQADRVVGLEEIRVVGSRSAGRSAADSPVPVDVIDGDSLKHYGTTDMNDLLSATVPSYKVFQYGIGVEAALVRPAKLRGLPPDSTLVLVNGKRRHRSSAITRWSYGLASGSHGTDIASIPSIALKRVEVLRDGAGAQYGSDAVAGVLNFVLRDAPEGGSLETNLGQYYHGDGDRLNVAGNLGLPLTEAGFANFSFEFTNADSTNRSVQRDDARRMIEHGNAFIRRSAAQPWGAPDVTYDYKFFGNLGLDLGTDHQLYAFGNYAEREIEDTFYWRNPASFPGVFAQGDELLVADLSADGMSGNCPTITAGDYVEQGPAALAPLMGQDDCYALAQAFPGGFTPRFRGVVNDWSLAFGLRGELRSTYALKSRRANTFDILADTFALLLDGWHYDLSAGFGQNSMDTHLRNSVNPNLVRFRAAIPTRYRTRRYEERDKIFNLDLSRPFDLGLFASPLNVAVGLEYREETFESGTGEPNSYFRDEVLARQGFAVAVSGYPGTSPEEATEASRDSFGAYLDLEADVVADVLLTAAGRFEHHAGVGESLNGKLAARWTPPIPPLLGGAWGGWRCAAPSGPTFGRQPSGRPTIGTSPRASTPRPAN, from the coding sequence ATGAGGAAACTCGGGCAATCCGGTCTCCTGGTGTCACTCCTGGTCTTGCTGATCTCAGCACCGGCCGGGGCGCAGCAGGCCGCCCAGGCCGACAGGGTCGTCGGCCTTGAAGAAATCCGGGTAGTTGGCTCCCGGTCGGCGGGCCGCTCGGCCGCAGATTCGCCCGTACCGGTAGACGTGATTGATGGCGACAGCCTCAAGCACTACGGCACCACGGATATGAACGACCTGCTGTCGGCGACCGTCCCCTCCTACAAGGTCTTTCAGTACGGCATCGGTGTTGAGGCCGCCCTGGTCCGCCCGGCCAAGCTGCGCGGCCTGCCGCCCGACTCGACCCTGGTGCTGGTCAACGGCAAACGCCGCCACCGTTCCTCGGCGATTACCCGCTGGAGTTACGGTTTGGCCAGCGGTTCGCATGGGACGGATATCGCCTCCATCCCGTCCATCGCCCTCAAACGCGTCGAAGTCCTGCGCGACGGCGCCGGCGCCCAGTATGGCTCCGACGCGGTGGCCGGAGTGCTGAATTTCGTGCTGCGCGACGCGCCCGAGGGCGGCAGCCTGGAGACCAACCTGGGCCAGTACTACCACGGCGACGGCGACCGGCTGAATGTCGCGGGCAACCTCGGCCTGCCGCTGACCGAGGCCGGCTTTGCCAACTTCAGCTTCGAGTTCACCAACGCCGATTCGACCAACCGCAGCGTGCAGCGCGACGACGCCCGGCGCATGATCGAGCACGGCAACGCCTTTATCCGCAGATCCGCAGCCCAGCCCTGGGGCGCACCGGACGTGACCTACGACTATAAATTCTTCGGCAACCTCGGCCTCGACCTCGGCACCGACCACCAGCTGTACGCCTTCGGCAACTACGCCGAGCGCGAGATTGAAGACACCTTCTACTGGCGTAATCCGGCCAGTTTTCCCGGCGTGTTCGCCCAGGGCGACGAGCTACTGGTCGCCGACCTGTCTGCGGACGGGATGTCCGGCAACTGCCCGACGATCACGGCCGGCGATTATGTTGAGCAGGGTCCGGCCGCGCTGGCCCCGCTAATGGGCCAGGACGACTGCTACGCCCTGGCCCAGGCATTCCCGGGCGGTTTCACCCCCCGGTTCCGGGGCGTGGTCAACGACTGGAGTCTCGCCTTCGGCCTGCGTGGGGAGCTGCGCAGCACCTATGCCTTAAAGAGTAGACGTGCCAACACCTTTGATATATTGGCGGACACGTTTGCTCTTTTGCTGGACGGCTGGCACTACGACCTGAGCGCCGGCTTCGGTCAGAACAGCATGGACACCCACCTCAGGAACAGCGTGAATCCGAATCTGGTCCGCTTCAGGGCCGCGATTCCGACCCGCTACCGAACCCGCAGGTACGAGGAGCGGGACAAGATCTTCAACCTCGACCTGTCCCGGCCGTTCGACCTCGGCCTGTTCGCCTCTCCGCTGAACGTGGCCGTCGGCCTGGAGTACCGGGAAGAAACCTTTGAGAGCGGAACCGGGGAACCGAATTCCTATTTCCGTGACGAGGTGCTGGCCCGACAGGGCTTCGCGGTCGCAGTCTCCGGCTACCCGGGCACCTCGCCCGAGGAGGCGACCGAGGCCAGCCGGGACAGTTTTGGCGCGTATCTCGACCTGGAGGCCGATGTCGTGGCCGATGTGTTGCTCACCGCTGCGGGTCGGTTTGAGCACCATGCCGGCGTCGGGGAATCGCTCAATGGCAAGCTGGCCGCCCGCTGGACTCCCCCCATCCCCCCCCTGCTAGGGGGGGCATGGGGGGGTTGGCGCTGCGCGGCTCCATCGGGACCAACTTTCGGGCGCCAACCGTCGGGCAGGCCAACTATCGGAACATCACCTCGAGCCTCAACGCCGAGACCGGCGAACTGA
- a CDS encoding TonB-dependent receptor, producing the protein MGGLALRGSIGTNFRAPTVGQANYRNITSSLNAETGELNLTYVLSGNDPIAQQKGGKPLGPEHSTSFSLGAILTLGDLSVTADYYNMEVRRRIMLSQNFLLTEADRAALAAAGIDIVGGQVSYFNNDFSTTTQGLDVVATYPLDWFGGRAGSTLFTFAGNWNTTEVDKRNPRITNDLRAAQIENTSPEFRFTLSADHSWGPWRLLTRLHYHDDFKDFPIFRATNPVHAHARALLDLEASHTFFSGAFSGVTLALGAQNLLDTYPTRNKYAGRHGMKYPVVSPYGYNGGFYYMRASYAF; encoded by the coding sequence ATGGGGGGGTTGGCGCTGCGCGGCTCCATCGGGACCAACTTTCGGGCGCCAACCGTCGGGCAGGCCAACTATCGGAACATCACCTCGAGCCTCAACGCCGAGACCGGCGAACTGAACCTGACCTATGTGCTGTCGGGCAACGACCCGATTGCCCAACAGAAGGGCGGCAAGCCGCTCGGCCCCGAACACTCAACCAGCTTCAGCCTCGGCGCGATTCTCACGCTCGGCGACCTGTCCGTCACCGCCGACTACTACAATATGGAGGTCCGCCGTCGGATCATGTTGAGCCAGAATTTCCTCCTCACCGAGGCCGACAGAGCCGCCCTGGCCGCCGCCGGCATCGACATTGTGGGCGGCCAGGTCAGCTACTTCAACAACGACTTCAGCACCACGACCCAGGGGCTGGATGTCGTGGCGACCTACCCCCTAGACTGGTTCGGCGGTCGGGCCGGCTCGACCCTGTTCACCTTTGCCGGCAACTGGAACACCACCGAGGTCGACAAGCGCAACCCCAGAATCACCAATGACCTGCGGGCCGCCCAAATTGAGAACACCTCCCCGGAGTTCCGCTTCACGCTGAGCGCAGATCATAGCTGGGGACCGTGGCGGCTGCTCACCCGGCTCCACTACCATGACGACTTCAAGGATTTCCCGATCTTCAGAGCCACAAACCCCGTCCATGCCCATGCCCGCGCCCTGCTCGACCTGGAAGCGTCGCATACCTTCTTCAGCGGTGCGTTCAGCGGCGTGACCCTGGCGCTTGGCGCGCAAAACCTGCTCGACACCTATCCGACCAGAAACAAGTATGCCGGCCGCCACGGCATGAAATACCCGGTCGTCTCACCGTACGGCTACAACGGCGGATTCTACTATATGCGGGCATCCTACGCCTTCTGA
- a CDS encoding helix-turn-helix transcriptional regulator has translation MESRRLRKPSQELRQILADNIRAYRTARCISQEELADRCDLHRTYVGSVERGERNVTLSTLETFAAALGVSVPGLLTKGAVKDGKEQSRPRAVHRGNPTKRPVNLRSY, from the coding sequence ATGGAAAGTAGACGGCTGAGAAAACCAAGTCAGGAATTAAGGCAAATACTTGCGGATAATATCCGTGCCTACAGAACAGCGAGGTGCATCTCGCAAGAAGAGCTCGCGGACAGGTGCGACCTACACCGCACGTATGTGGGTTCGGTGGAGAGAGGCGAACGGAATGTCACCCTCAGTACCTTAGAGACCTTTGCCGCTGCCCTTGGTGTGAGTGTCCCTGGACTCTTAACCAAGGGAGCGGTGAAGGATGGCAAGGAACAATCCCGACCTAGAGCGGTACATCGCGGTAATCCAACTAAGCGGCCTGTCAATCTACGATCCTATTGA
- a CDS encoding restriction endonuclease — MARNNPDLERYIAVIQLSGLSIYDPIEIGHPQLWIPTSTLEEILNRALKDVSLHGLPLRTRSKVVKEYICRALGYPVSPRFKRTRPRFPGQLFDTYIQKSNNLQVWNEELAPTRRYVIVRVGPGDVITRVKVVTGTTLARLDTTGRLTHKYQAQLIPGTQNAELVTAEDTGLLQFIVQPGVDLGSVASPTDQPQAGQILPIGEIFERLKYLVGEGFIDAGSDQERNRGAALHRLVCQRLGYTDYRDDGQFPDVRHQLLEVKLQTSPTIDLGLVRPDNTEALDIPHIEGQQIRHCDVRYALLSARSDGKYVTLTHLFLSTGERFFTRFPQFQGKVLNRKLQIPLPTDFFKA; from the coding sequence ATGGCAAGGAACAATCCCGACCTAGAGCGGTACATCGCGGTAATCCAACTAAGCGGCCTGTCAATCTACGATCCTATTGAGATTGGTCACCCGCAGCTCTGGATTCCAACATCAACCTTAGAAGAAATTCTCAACCGGGCACTGAAAGACGTTTCCCTCCATGGGCTGCCATTACGCACTCGCTCGAAGGTGGTGAAAGAATACATCTGCCGGGCACTCGGCTATCCGGTGTCACCCCGCTTCAAAAGGACTCGGCCGCGTTTTCCAGGACAGCTTTTTGACACCTACATCCAGAAATCCAACAATCTGCAAGTCTGGAACGAGGAGCTTGCTCCCACACGCCGGTATGTCATCGTTCGAGTTGGGCCGGGAGACGTCATCACGAGAGTAAAAGTCGTCACCGGCACCACGCTGGCGCGACTGGACACGACGGGGAGGCTGACCCACAAGTACCAGGCGCAGCTGATCCCAGGAACGCAAAACGCGGAACTCGTCACCGCCGAAGACACGGGGCTGCTCCAGTTCATCGTCCAGCCTGGCGTCGATCTGGGGTCCGTTGCCAGTCCTACTGACCAGCCTCAGGCAGGCCAGATCTTGCCGATTGGCGAGATTTTTGAGCGGCTGAAATATCTTGTCGGAGAGGGCTTCATAGATGCTGGTTCTGACCAGGAGCGGAATCGCGGCGCGGCTTTACACCGGCTGGTGTGCCAGCGCCTCGGCTACACCGACTACCGGGACGACGGGCAGTTTCCAGACGTGCGCCACCAGCTTCTTGAAGTGAAGCTGCAAACCTCACCGACAATCGACCTCGGATTGGTGCGCCCCGATAACACAGAAGCTCTCGATATCCCGCACATTGAGGGCCAGCAGATTCGCCATTGCGATGTGCGCTATGCGTTGCTCTCTGCGCGTAGCGACGGAAAATACGTAACGCTGACGCACCTGTTCCTCTCCACTGGCGAGAGGTTTTTCACCCGCTTCCCCCAGTTTCAGGGCAAGGTCCTGAACAGGAAGCTTCAGATTCCTCTACCGACTGACTTTTTCAAGGCGTAA
- a CDS encoding N-6 DNA methylase, translating into MATLDQPGLTKRYDAVTQEKADGVTYTPKILADFIARQVVQTAETLPADRPLRILDPAVGHGQLLLSLLERLADQPNLMIEAFGFETNTEALDSARRSITQQFPSVSLHFEPTNFLDFVLEQWGDGENGNLFCRTVPEAYDLIIANPPYVRTQVMGTTRARLLSRRFGLSGRVDLYYAFILGISQVLAPRGLAGIVVSNRFMTTKSGASVRRVLLQRFHISHIWDLGDTKLFDAAVLPAVLVAEGTHGGKAPSPEFTSIYQTSAPAHERMTDPLSALDREGVIELADGRHFQVQHGRLDTNGAADGVWRLTTQAIDTWLATVEARTWGTFRDIGKIRVGVKTCADKVFIRKDWQDMSKAERPELLKPLATHHLARRFKPLIPDRQNSILYPHEVVQGRRQAVVLAKYPRSRAYLETHRATLEGRQYLIEAGREWYEIWVPQDPEAWTDPKLVFRDIAQEPTFWIDQEGSVVNGDCYWLTCQDSVPTDLLWLAAAVGNSTFIEHFYDHCFHNKLYAGRRRFITQYVERFPLPDPYSEPGRAIVAKAKHLYRCIPSPEAHGLQKELDAMVWEAFGLRLEKVSR; encoded by the coding sequence ATGGCAACACTTGACCAGCCAGGCTTGACGAAGCGTTATGATGCCGTCACCCAAGAAAAGGCTGACGGCGTTACCTATACGCCCAAAATTCTCGCCGATTTTATTGCCCGGCAGGTTGTCCAAACCGCCGAAACACTGCCCGCTGACCGGCCCCTGCGTATCCTTGACCCCGCTGTCGGTCACGGACAGCTTCTTCTCAGTCTGCTCGAACGCTTGGCCGACCAGCCAAACCTGATGATCGAAGCCTTCGGTTTTGAGACCAACACCGAGGCGCTTGACTCCGCCAGGCGAAGCATTACGCAGCAATTCCCCAGCGTGTCACTGCATTTCGAGCCAACAAACTTTCTGGATTTTGTTCTTGAACAGTGGGGGGATGGTGAGAATGGCAACCTCTTTTGTCGCACGGTTCCAGAGGCTTACGATCTGATTATTGCCAATCCTCCCTACGTCCGTACCCAGGTTATGGGGACTACACGGGCGCGGCTCCTGTCTCGGCGGTTCGGACTATCCGGTCGCGTGGATCTCTACTACGCTTTTATCCTCGGCATATCTCAGGTGCTCGCCCCCAGAGGGCTGGCCGGGATCGTTGTTTCCAACCGTTTCATGACGACGAAGTCCGGTGCTTCTGTCCGGCGGGTTCTTCTGCAACGCTTCCATATCTCCCATATCTGGGATTTGGGAGACACGAAGCTGTTTGATGCTGCTGTCCTGCCCGCCGTTCTGGTTGCCGAAGGAACACACGGCGGCAAGGCACCCTCCCCGGAATTCACGTCGATCTACCAGACTTCTGCCCCGGCCCACGAACGGATGACCGACCCGCTGAGCGCTCTGGACAGGGAAGGCGTCATTGAACTTGCCGATGGACGACACTTTCAGGTGCAACATGGCAGGTTGGACACGAACGGTGCTGCTGACGGCGTCTGGCGTCTGACCACACAGGCCATTGACACCTGGCTGGCTACAGTCGAGGCGCGGACGTGGGGCACGTTTCGCGATATTGGAAAAATCCGGGTTGGCGTCAAGACCTGCGCCGACAAGGTGTTCATCCGCAAAGACTGGCAGGACATGTCCAAGGCAGAGCGGCCTGAGCTGCTCAAACCTCTTGCCACCCATCACCTGGCGCGTCGTTTCAAGCCCCTCATACCCGACCGGCAAAACAGCATCCTCTATCCGCATGAGGTTGTGCAGGGCCGGCGTCAGGCCGTAGTGCTGGCAAAATATCCTCGCAGCCGAGCCTACCTTGAGACTCACCGGGCCACCCTTGAAGGGCGTCAATACCTCATTGAGGCGGGACGTGAATGGTATGAAATCTGGGTCCCCCAGGATCCTGAGGCGTGGACTGATCCCAAGCTGGTGTTCCGCGATATTGCCCAAGAGCCTACATTCTGGATTGACCAGGAAGGTTCCGTGGTCAATGGTGACTGCTATTGGCTCACCTGCCAGGACTCTGTGCCCACAGACCTGCTCTGGCTGGCCGCCGCCGTCGGCAACTCCACGTTCATCGAACACTTCTACGATCATTGTTTCCACAATAAGCTGTACGCTGGTCGCCGCCGCTTCATCACCCAGTATGTTGAACGTTTTCCCCTGCCCGACCCGTATAGCGAACCCGGTCGTGCCATTGTGGCGAAAGCCAAGCACCTATACCGGTGTATTCCTTCTCCTGAAGCCCATGGCCTCCAAAAGGAGCTGGACGCCATGGTCTGGGAAGCGTTCGGTTTACGCCTTGAAAAAGTCAGTCGGTAG
- a CDS encoding homogentisate 1,2-dioxygenase: MKIQHTKGTVPKQAHVAIPEGLYEEEHGRQGFFGPASQFYHTHPPTDWKRIEGPLRPRAFHAYDLVPTDRDDPRGEPCQVLYNDDVSLSVSQRSEPMPHCFRNGDGDEVHFIHKGRGVLQSDFGPLAYVEGDYLVIPKGTSYRLVPDSRDNFSLIIESRGPISFPDRAGVGHYAPFDYDVIEVPEPGPVTEQRDEWELRVKRRGAHTSIFYDFCPLDVVGWKGSHSVFKLNVKDFRPLMSEGVHLPPSAHGTFEAAGFVICTFAPRPLEGDPRALRVPWYHRNIDYDEVFFVHSGEFTLSRKSGTTPYGVISLNPQGLHHGPQPGVWENSVKHWKKDARLEFVAINLDTEQPLQMTPAAYEVEIAGYADLWAKK, encoded by the coding sequence ATGAAAATCCAACACACAAAAGGCACCGTTCCCAAACAGGCCCACGTCGCCATTCCCGAGGGGCTGTACGAAGAGGAGCACGGCCGGCAGGGCTTCTTTGGTCCGGCCAGCCAGTTCTATCACACCCATCCGCCGACCGACTGGAAGCGGATTGAGGGACCACTGCGGCCGCGGGCCTTTCACGCCTACGACCTGGTGCCGACCGACCGCGACGATCCGCGCGGCGAGCCGTGCCAGGTGTTGTACAACGACGACGTGAGTCTGTCCGTCTCGCAGCGCTCGGAGCCGATGCCGCACTGCTTTCGGAACGGCGACGGCGACGAGGTGCACTTCATCCATAAGGGCCGGGGTGTGTTGCAGAGTGATTTTGGGCCGCTGGCGTATGTCGAGGGCGACTATCTGGTAATTCCCAAAGGCACGAGCTATCGCCTCGTGCCGGACAGCCGCGACAACTTCTCGCTGATCATCGAGTCGCGCGGGCCGATCAGCTTCCCCGACCGGGCCGGTGTCGGCCATTACGCGCCGTTTGACTATGACGTGATCGAAGTGCCTGAGCCCGGACCGGTGACCGAGCAGCGCGACGAGTGGGAGCTGCGGGTTAAACGCCGTGGAGCGCACACGTCCATCTTCTACGATTTTTGTCCGCTCGACGTGGTTGGCTGGAAGGGCAGCCACTCGGTGTTCAAGCTGAACGTCAAGGACTTCCGGCCGCTGATGAGCGAGGGCGTGCATCTGCCGCCCAGCGCCCACGGGACGTTCGAAGCGGCGGGCTTTGTGATCTGTACCTTTGCCCCGCGTCCGCTTGAGGGCGACCCGCGTGCCCTGCGGGTGCCCTGGTACCACCGCAATATCGACTACGACGAGGTGTTTTTCGTCCACAGCGGCGAATTCACCCTGAGTCGCAAGAGCGGCACCACGCCCTACGGGGTGATTTCGCTGAATCCCCAGGGGCTGCACCACGGGCCGCAACCCGGGGTGTGGGAGAACAGCGTCAAGCACTGGAAGAAAGACGCCCGGCTGGAATTTGTCGCCATCAATCTGGATACCGAACAGCCGCTCCAGATGACGCCGGCAGCCTACGAGGTCGAGATCGCCGGCTATGCCGACCTGTGGGCCAAGAAGTAG
- a CDS encoding LLM class flavin-dependent oxidoreductase: MKISLFHLPSFFPQLHASEYEFYQNMLLETDKAEEYGFHSVWFAEHHFYHYGGHIPSVPVLGTAVAQRTTNIRIGSGIALLTLQDPIRIAEEFAMLDCLSGGRLEFGIGRGFQRGEFDAFERDMGDSRRLFEEAHDIIMKAWTEPRFSYQGKFRTVTDLQVLPKPVQKPPPVYVACIFTPESFEWTGKQGYHLMVVPYAAAQPEALVGRIKLFRDTRTAHGHTDAAEVLGVYHFYCGETPDKAKHEPQAAMMRYLESVQAANPESAYSDQYAAYKNLRKGFEAMDYENYLYPQRVLFGDPEQCIERIRQIKASGITNVSLLADFGGLPRQQILASLDRFGKHVLPHI, encoded by the coding sequence ATGAAAATTTCACTCTTTCACCTCCCCAGCTTTTTTCCCCAGCTGCACGCCAGCGAGTACGAGTTCTACCAGAACATGCTGCTCGAAACCGATAAGGCCGAGGAGTACGGCTTTCATTCGGTGTGGTTTGCCGAGCACCATTTTTACCACTACGGCGGCCATATCCCGTCGGTGCCGGTCCTGGGCACGGCCGTGGCCCAGCGGACTACAAACATCCGTATCGGTTCCGGCATCGCCCTGCTGACGCTGCAAGACCCGATTCGGATTGCCGAGGAATTCGCCATGCTCGACTGCCTGTCGGGCGGGCGGCTGGAGTTTGGGATTGGCCGCGGCTTTCAACGGGGCGAGTTTGACGCCTTTGAGCGCGATATGGGCGATAGTCGGCGGCTGTTTGAGGAGGCCCACGACATCATCATGAAAGCCTGGACCGAGCCCCGGTTTTCCTACCAGGGAAAATTCCGTACGGTCACCGATCTGCAAGTCCTGCCCAAACCGGTCCAGAAACCGCCGCCCGTGTATGTAGCGTGCATCTTCACCCCGGAATCGTTTGAATGGACCGGCAAGCAGGGCTATCACCTCATGGTCGTGCCCTACGCCGCCGCCCAGCCCGAAGCCCTGGTCGGCCGAATCAAGCTGTTTCGTGACACGCGCACCGCCCACGGCCATACCGACGCCGCCGAAGTCCTGGGCGTGTACCATTTCTACTGCGGCGAAACGCCCGACAAGGCCAAGCACGAGCCACAGGCGGCGATGATGCGCTACCTCGAATCGGTTCAGGCGGCCAACCCCGAGTCGGCCTACTCCGATCAGTACGCGGCCTATAAAAATCTGCGCAAAGGCTTCGAGGCCATGGATTACGAGAACTATCTATATCCCCAGCGCGTGCTCTTTGGCGATCCCGAGCAGTGTATCGAGCGCATTCGGCAGATCAAAGCCTCGGGCATCACCAATGTGAGCCTGTTGGCCGACTTCGGCGGTCTGCCCCGGCAGCAGATCCTGGCCTCGCTGGATCGCTTCGGCAAACACGTCCTGCCGCACATATGA
- the hisC gene encoding histidinol-phosphate transaminase: MQQPFSRFAVVRPAVRRMHGYVPGEQPRELDRYIKINSNENPYPPSPHVVRALQRAVGDDSSRQSAPGHQLRIYPSPSAEDVRRKAAEVYGLEPDQVLVGNGSDDLLTMLMRTCIDPGDRVAYPVPTYSLYDILVAMQDGRAVHVPWPADFSLPLQALVESRAKLIFVANPNAPFGNFTPLEQLEELARQTPGLLVVDEAYVDFAHHTALPLLARYPQVVILRTLSKSFSLAGLRIGLAFGHPELLGELMKVKDSYNMNRLSIVAAVAALEDYGWMRTNVAKIRATRARLSAALHDLGYDVSPSQANFVVARRRGVSQQPLYERLKARRILVRYFSEPELSDCVRISIGSDEEIDQLLATMRQFLTETDKGER, translated from the coding sequence ATGCAGCAGCCGTTTTCCCGCTTTGCGGTCGTGCGGCCGGCCGTCCGCCGCATGCACGGCTATGTGCCCGGCGAACAGCCCCGGGAGTTGGACCGCTACATCAAGATCAATTCCAACGAGAACCCCTATCCGCCGTCGCCCCACGTCGTGCGCGCCCTGCAACGGGCGGTCGGTGACGATTCCTCCCGCCAAAGCGCGCCCGGCCACCAGCTGCGCATCTATCCGAGTCCCAGTGCCGAAGACGTGCGGCGCAAGGCGGCCGAGGTGTACGGCCTGGAGCCGGATCAGGTCCTGGTCGGCAACGGCTCGGACGACCTGCTGACCATGCTGATGCGTACCTGTATCGACCCGGGTGACCGGGTCGCCTATCCGGTCCCGACCTATAGCCTGTACGATATCCTGGTGGCCATGCAGGACGGCCGGGCTGTGCATGTACCTTGGCCCGCGGATTTTTCCCTGCCGCTCCAGGCCCTGGTCGAGAGCCGGGCCAAGCTCATCTTTGTCGCCAACCCGAATGCGCCGTTCGGCAATTTCACGCCCCTGGAGCAGCTCGAGGAGTTGGCCCGACAGACCCCGGGGCTGCTCGTGGTTGACGAGGCGTATGTGGATTTTGCCCACCACACCGCCCTGCCGCTGCTGGCCCGTTATCCCCAGGTAGTGATTCTGCGCACCCTGTCCAAGTCGTTTTCTCTGGCCGGGCTGCGGATCGGTCTGGCCTTTGGCCACCCCGAGCTGCTTGGCGAGCTGATGAAGGTCAAGGATTCGTACAACATGAACCGTCTGAGCATAGTGGCGGCGGTGGCGGCGCTCGAAGACTACGGCTGGATGCGGACCAATGTGGCCAAGATCCGGGCCACGCGCGCACGGCTAAGCGCGGCCCTCCACGACCTCGGCTATGACGTCTCCCCCTCGCAGGCGAATTTTGTGGTGGCGCGTCGGCGCGGGGTCAGCCAGCAGCCGCTGTACGAGCGGCTGAAAGCGCGGCGGATTCTGGTCCGCTATTTTTCCGAACCCGAGCTGAGCGACTGCGTGCGCATTTCGATTGGCAGTGACGAGGAGATCGATCAGCTGCTGGCCACCATGCGCCAGTTTCTAACCGAGACCGACAAAGGTGAACGTTAA
- a CDS encoding TetR/AcrR family transcriptional regulator, whose product MKEKITKADQSDRTRTALLTSARELFGKQGYVNTSTEEIVRETGVTRGAMYYHFRSKADLFQAVFIEVEGLMQRTIVQRVIEAEGDTWQRMVLGSRAFFKLCTKPDIQRILYVDGPAVLNKDAWQTLGIEGGRNIIRQNLRILMDHGYIEKQPLEALTHLWSGVYSESALYIARAEDKEAALAEAERCVAQLANGLRLQAQVARSRKRLLREPDDSPRAALALPAYGGLCV is encoded by the coding sequence ATGAAGGAGAAGATCACAAAAGCCGATCAATCTGACAGGACTCGGACCGCTCTCCTGACCAGCGCCCGTGAGCTGTTTGGCAAGCAGGGGTATGTCAACACGTCCACCGAAGAGATTGTTCGGGAGACTGGAGTGACCAGAGGCGCGATGTATTATCACTTTCGCAGCAAAGCCGACCTCTTCCAGGCCGTTTTTATCGAGGTTGAAGGCCTTATGCAGCGAACAATTGTTCAGAGAGTGATAGAGGCCGAGGGCGATACCTGGCAGCGTATGGTGCTTGGCTCCCGCGCCTTCTTTAAACTCTGCACCAAGCCTGACATTCAGCGTATTCTCTACGTTGATGGCCCAGCCGTCTTAAACAAAGACGCCTGGCAGACTCTGGGCATTGAGGGTGGGAGAAATATTATCCGACAGAATTTACGGATATTGATGGATCATGGCTACATCGAAAAGCAGCCGCTTGAAGCGCTGACACACCTGTGGTCTGGGGTCTACTCCGAATCGGCTTTATACATCGCCCGCGCGGAGGATAAGGAAGCAGCCCTGGCAGAAGCAGAACGGTGTGTGGCGCAGTTGGCCAACGGGCTGCGGCTCCAAGCCCAGGTTGCGCGCAGCCGTAAGAGACTACTCCGAGAGCCAGACGACTCGCCCAGAGCAGCCCTGGCTCTCCCCGCCTATGGCGGCCTGTGTGTTTGA